The sequence CGTAATATCGCTTCTGAATTAGGACTATATGGTATAAAAGCGAATGTCGTTTCAGGTGGATTATTAAAAACGACTGACGCCAGTGCTGCTACAACTCCAGAAGTATTCGATTTAATTGCTCAATCAACGCCATTGAAGAAGGTGACCACACCTCAAGATGTAGCCAATATGGTTGCTTATTTATCTTCGGTAAATGCGGACGGTATTACAGGTCAGAATTTCACAGTTGATGGCGGTTTGACAATGAACTAATTGCTTAATCTTTAAAATAAGGAGTATGCAAGTCAATTAATAATGCTCTATTTGGAGGTGTGAAAAAAATGACAAAGACAAAAGGAAAGCAGCTACACTTAGGAGTTTTGCTGTATGGTTGTGGACACCACCAAGCAGCTTGGTTAATGCCAGATTCAAGCGTTGAACGGATTGGCGACATTTCTTATTACCAATCTTTATCACAAATAGCGGAAAAGGGGTATTTTGACGCAGTATTCTTTGCTGATAATCAGTCATTTAAAGCGAAAGATTCTAGTGATATGCCAGCATTTTGGTTTGATCCAGTAGTCAATTTAACTGCTATTTCTCAAGTGACAAATCATGTGGGATTAGTCACAACAATTTCAAGTACTTTTTCTAATCCTTTTACAGCTTCACGACAACTATTAAGTTTAGACCATATTACAAAAGGACGTGTTGGTTGGAATCTCGTAACGTCAATGACTGATTTAGAGGCATTAAATCATAGTATGGAAGAACTACCTTCTCATGACAAACGCTATGAAAAGGCAGATGAATTCGCTGCTTTAATGAATAAGTTATTTCTTTCATGGGACAGTAAGGAGTTTCTACATCATCGAGAAGAAAGAAAATTGATAAATCCTTCAAACATTCAGCCTTTTCATCACGAGGGTACTTATTTCACAGTGAATGGACCATCCACTACGCCAAAAAGTCCGCAAGGCAAACCAGTATCCATGCAGGCAGGGGCATCGAAACAAGGCGTTGCATTAGCTGCAAAATATGCCGATGCAGTCTATTCCGTATCGTGGAACTTAAACCAAGCCAAAAAATTTCGTGAAAGATTAGATGAACAAGTTAAACATAGCGAAGACAGCGATAGACATATCAAAGTATTTCCAGGCTTAGTAACCTATGTAGGCCGTACTCATGAAGAAGCGCTAGCCAAAAAAGCAGCATTAGATGAGCAATTACCTCTTGAAACAGCCTTAAAACAGTTGAGTTTCTTTATTCAACAAGACTGTTCTAATTGGGAAATTGATAAAGAAGTACCTCCATTACCCCCAGTAGAAGAATTTACTGGCCCAGTTGGACGTTACGAAACGATACTAGAAATTATTAATGATAAACAACCTACAGTAAGAGAATTATTAGGATATCTAAATGCAGGTGGTGGACATCACACGCTGATAGGCACACCCGACGAAATTGTGGATCAGATGGAAGTCTGGTTTGAAGCAGGTGTGGCTGATGGATTTAATCTTATGCCTCCTACATTACCTGGTAGTTTAGAGGACTTTGTTGAACTTATCGTTCCTGAAATGCAAAAAAGAGGTATTTTCAGAGAAAAATATGAAGGTCATACCTTTCGTGAACATTTAGGGTTGGCATAATAAAATGACTCTACTAGTTAAGGGGTGAGATGCTGGTATTAGTCTAAAAATGCATATGAGGGGATAATTTTTTATTATGTATCGGCCGTGATAAACGCAACCAATGGTTCGAAAGAGATCATTAGTGTTAGTATGTTTTCGATATCCAAAGGGATGATCCCTTTCCTGAATAAGTCTTCAAGCTCAGTTAACTGATGTAAAGCCTGATCGAGGTCATAAGTCTCATCGAATAGTTCATAGGACATGCCACCTAAAGTCTGTTCATGGTGCTTAAAATAGTAGAGAAAATTACTACGATTTTGTGAACTGATCAATTATTCTACCGGATGTTTTCTTATATTTACATCAGAATTAGACGATCATCAAAAAGGTCGTTCTTATTTATGTGGAATATTATGTTAGTATAGATGTAGAGAGAACTATGTTAAGGAGCAATATAAGATGAGTGAATTAAGTGATTTGTTATCAAGAAAAGTGATAGCAGCTACCATTTCTGGTTCGTTATTTGCTATCCTGTTAGGCTTAGCAGTTCCTAATCCATTCAGTGAAATTACATCGGTTGGTCAATATTTTCAAAATGTAGCCATAGCAGTTCGGGTATATCTTATGTATGGTTTTCCAGTTATCCTCTTGTACGCCACCATAACGTCTACGATAAGCGATTATATTGCCCATTGGTTAGCTGTACACACTAAGGGGAATTTGAAGATATATTTTTCATTAACATTTCATGTTCTTTTCGGATTGATTTTACTTTGGTACAGCTTGTTTGCATCTATATTGTATTTCATCACGGATTATGTGTTGATGAAGAAAAATATTTACAAATGGAATAGTGCTCTGAAAAGCTTTTGGATTCCTGTTTTCGTTTGGGGAGTTTTTGTAGTGATTACATATGTTATTGGCTGATTATAGTGGATCTTGAAAGTGAGACATCCAGACAGCGTCAAAATGAATACATTGAAATACATAAGTTGATTCTTAAGATTAACTTGTCTAAAAGGGTGGAAATATGGAATTTAATTTTTGGATGCATATTACCGTTTTTATAGCTCAATTAATTGGCTCACTTTTAGCGATAGCCGTTTTCTCCTCTATATTTGTTGAAAATAGAAAAAGAGGATATCTATATCTTGCATGTATATGTGGAGGAATGGTTTATGGATTAATTTTAGGATTTAGTGGTTCAACTGTACTGGGGATAGGTATGTTAATCATTGATGTTAGTGTACTTATCGTTGCTTATTTTGATACGAAGAAAAAGCTGAATGAGCTAATGGATAACCAGCTTGAGGAAGGCGAGAATTTTTCTAGATAGCGTGAGAAAAGTGTAGTATTATCAAATTTCATTACGCTGATAAGAAAACAAGAATCTCAAATTAGGAGATTCTTGTTTTCTTATTGAAACGTTTTAGTATTATTTGGGGTCTAATTATTGAAGCGAAAGGAGGAAAATATGTCGGACCAGCAGATGATTAATAAGGCAAGAAGGGGAAACCAGAAAGCCTTTCAGGAATTGATTCAACAAGAAAAAAATAAGCTTTACCGGATGGCCTATATGTATGTAAAAAATGAAAATGATGCTTTAGATATTGTGCAGGAAACCATATACAAAGCGTACATATCAATTAAAAAACTAAAGAAAAATCAATATTTCTCGACCTGGTTAACCCGAATACTGATTAACAATGCCTTGGATTTTATAAAGAAAAACAAGCGGGTCATACCTATTGAAGCAATGGAAGAGTTTCGGACAACCGAAATTTACGAGGTAGAAGATCACATCGACTTGGTTGATGCAATTAATCAGCTGCATGACCAGTATAAAACTGTTATCATTCTCAGGTATTATCAGGATTTTACGGTGAAACAAATTGCAGAAACATTGAATTGCCCAGAAGGAACGGTAAAGACTCATTTACATCGTGCAGTTAAACAGTTAAAAATGTATTTAAAGGAGGAAAGTATTCAATGAACAATAACTTTCCGAATTTTAAGAAGGATATCGATCAAATAGAAATTCCCGAAAAGAAATTGAATCGTGCGGTAGAAAGTGCGATAAAACAAGGTAAAAGAAAAAACTGGAGTCTAAGCAAAAAAATAACCTACTTATGCAGTGCCGCAGTAATATTCATTTCTCTGTTAATGGGTTCCACATTTGTTTCTCCCGTCATGGCGAAAGTTATTTCAAATGTTCCTTTACTAAATCAAATCTTACAAAGTATGGATCAAACGGAAGATAGGAAAGAAATGTTAAATGAATTATATAACAAGGTAAGTGAATCGTTAAGCAAGAATTATCAAGGTGTAGTTAGTGTCTCCATGTCTAGAATGTTCACCTACGACCCGCCTGAAATAAACATTTTGACTGAAGATAAAACCCTTGAACAAGAATATGGAAAAGAAATAGAAGGAATGATCAATGATTTAGCAGACTCGTTCAACATAGGTGAAGTTAACATTTCTATAGAATTAAAAAACGATGATTTTGCTGAGGTAAGCAAAGAGGACAAAGAACAAGCAGAACGCACCGATCAATTATTTAAAATAGCTGAAGAAGTGTTGCGGCAAAAAGGGTATAAACCTGGAGTGATGAGTATGGATGCTGAAAACCCCATTCTGCAAATTGAAGTTAGAGATACCCAGCAACAATTTAATAAAGAAAAGAATGATGTTGAAAGTCTTGTACATGATGCGATTTTTAATAAAACAGATTTAGAATATCAAGTTGAAATCACCGGACGAAGCGAGGCGGAAATAAGAGATCAAAACTGGCAGCCTATTTTTAGTTCGGTGATGGATGAAGCGAATAAAAAGTTCAGTGAGGTGAACGGATTTGCCTATTCCTTTCATCCAGAACCACTCCAAATTATTTTGAAGACTTCCTTGTCAGATGAAGAACAAGCTAAAAAACTGGCAGCAGAAATTGCGAAATACGCAAGGGAAGTAATAGAAGTAAAAAGAGATGCATTAAAAGTCGAGAAAATATCTTATAAATTGATTATCAGAGACAAAGAACATGATAATATTTATGAGATGTTATATAAATAAATTTGCGTTATTAGTTGAGAAAGATAGAAACAGCATTCACATGAAAGAAATGTTGTTTCTATTTTTTTGGTAAATAAATGTTGCGGTGTAATAAAAGATGTAGATAGTGCTGAACGGTGGGTGTGCTTTCTAACGCCAACAGATAGAGAAAGGGAATGGGAGGGTAGTTTCTCTGGACTTGTCGTGTTGGTTATGAAGAGAAAGGCATAAAACCACCCAACTAAAATCAATTGTTTTAGGAAGATGGCATAACCAAGTTACGGCGTCTATCACTTAAACCGAAACTCACCAAACAAACTTAGAAGGCGGCACCTGATAATATTTCTTAAACGCCTTCGAAAAACTGTATGGATCGGGGTATCCAAGCATGCTGGCAATTTCCTGAACCGAGTATTGTTTACTGTATAAAAGGTCGCGAGCCCGGTTCATTTTTAATTGATAGATATACCGCCCAGGGGTCACTCCTAGTGCTTGCTTAAAATAAGAGATAAAATATTTCTCCGACATTCCTGCTATCGTCGCGAGTTCTCCAACTGTCAGTGTTTGATGAAGGTGTTCATGAGCGAAATCAAACACAGGCTGCAGCTTATCCAAATATTTGGTCAGCTTCTGTTCGGAGGCATTTTGGATAAATTCACCTCGATAGTGACAACGGCCATAATGCTCCATAATCTTGGCTATCAGAATCGTCAAAGCTCCCTTTAAACGCATCTGTGACATGGCCATTTGAAGTTTGTATTGATCATATGCATCCAAAAAAAGACGACGTTCCTCTTTTACAAGCTCATTTTTTAAAATCCCTGCCAGCTGAAAATTATCCAGAATACTTAGATGATCGCCAAGACTGACGTCAAAATGAGTGAAAATAAAGATGCAACTGTCACTTGGGGTTGTTGCGGAAT is a genomic window of Gracilibacillus salinarum containing:
- a CDS encoding sigma-70 family RNA polymerase sigma factor — its product is MSDQQMINKARRGNQKAFQELIQQEKNKLYRMAYMYVKNENDALDIVQETIYKAYISIKKLKKNQYFSTWLTRILINNALDFIKKNKRVIPIEAMEEFRTTEIYEVEDHIDLVDAINQLHDQYKTVIILRYYQDFTVKQIAETLNCPEGTVKTHLHRAVKQLKMYLKEESIQ
- a CDS encoding DUF4179 domain-containing protein; protein product: MNNNFPNFKKDIDQIEIPEKKLNRAVESAIKQGKRKNWSLSKKITYLCSAAVIFISLLMGSTFVSPVMAKVISNVPLLNQILQSMDQTEDRKEMLNELYNKVSESLSKNYQGVVSVSMSRMFTYDPPEINILTEDKTLEQEYGKEIEGMINDLADSFNIGEVNISIELKNDDFAEVSKEDKEQAERTDQLFKIAEEVLRQKGYKPGVMSMDAENPILQIEVRDTQQQFNKEKNDVESLVHDAIFNKTDLEYQVEITGRSEAEIRDQNWQPIFSSVMDEANKKFSEVNGFAYSFHPEPLQIILKTSLSDEEQAKKLAAEIAKYAREVIEVKRDALKVEKISYKLIIRDKEHDNIYEMLYK
- a CDS encoding LLM class flavin-dependent oxidoreductase is translated as MTKTKGKQLHLGVLLYGCGHHQAAWLMPDSSVERIGDISYYQSLSQIAEKGYFDAVFFADNQSFKAKDSSDMPAFWFDPVVNLTAISQVTNHVGLVTTISSTFSNPFTASRQLLSLDHITKGRVGWNLVTSMTDLEALNHSMEELPSHDKRYEKADEFAALMNKLFLSWDSKEFLHHREERKLINPSNIQPFHHEGTYFTVNGPSTTPKSPQGKPVSMQAGASKQGVALAAKYADAVYSVSWNLNQAKKFRERLDEQVKHSEDSDRHIKVFPGLVTYVGRTHEEALAKKAALDEQLPLETALKQLSFFIQQDCSNWEIDKEVPPLPPVEEFTGPVGRYETILEIINDKQPTVRELLGYLNAGGGHHTLIGTPDEIVDQMEVWFEAGVADGFNLMPPTLPGSLEDFVELIVPEMQKRGIFREKYEGHTFREHLGLA
- a CDS encoding AraC family transcriptional regulator, coding for MDSVDIFNELSELVTVRINSCSEVEHPNSWIERRQYKDYDLWCIQEGQVEIRIQDEVHIASEGDLILLSPKVAYSATTPSDSCIFIFTHFDVSLGDHLSILDNFQLAGILKNELVKEERRLFLDAYDQYKLQMAMSQMRLKGALTILIAKIMEHYGRCHYRGEFIQNASEQKLTKYLDKLQPVFDFAHEHLHQTLTVGELATIAGMSEKYFISYFKQALGVTPGRYIYQLKMNRARDLLYSKQYSVQEIASMLGYPDPYSFSKAFKKYYQVPPSKFVW